A genomic region of Alicyclobacillus sp. SO9 contains the following coding sequences:
- a CDS encoding M20/M25/M40 family metallo-hydrolase, with amino-acid sequence MTTRKRTHIYETPEQKLDTLFQLVRIESVTESEGEIAIAHELERMIRDLPYYCDNPEHLVLHEVGNYRKVVAALAKSPRATRKTAVVIAHFDVVAADEFGVYAPYAFQPQVWTEMIYKEEVPLPDYVREDISSGDWVFGRGVMDMKCGIVLNLSLLEQACNGDFDGNVLFLGVPDEERHSDGMIGAGPLLLEWKEKFNLDYSICIDTEPAFAEHEEDGALIYSGTIGKLLVGSYAIGRETHVGSPFEGLSGVRMIAELTRTLELNPDLVEWVGPDHTPPIACLQNRDLKMHYSVQTPYKAGAYYNLFFLQRSPAEVLTQVKAQAENSMFELSSWYQGRIESAGLALTNWADETRVMTLAELEDYVREAAPELIDRGLEMISISHGTDLRETTMSFVDHLASAVPELHPLVVLFFAPPFYPAISSAEDVLVQRVMDRVTKQARDSHDVHLLRRNYFPGLCDLSYVGLGSAAKDAKDLEANMPLLGSGYDLPLDVLRQLEIPVLNIGPYGRDPHKWTERLELNYSFGVTPNLLTSALHEVFEQGRE; translated from the coding sequence GTGACGACAAGAAAAAGAACCCACATATACGAGACCCCAGAACAGAAGCTGGATACTCTGTTTCAACTCGTTCGAATCGAGAGTGTTACGGAAAGTGAAGGAGAAATCGCGATTGCCCATGAACTGGAGCGGATGATTCGAGACCTGCCTTACTATTGCGATAATCCGGAACACCTTGTTCTGCACGAAGTAGGCAACTACAGAAAAGTTGTGGCAGCCTTGGCCAAGTCTCCGAGAGCGACTCGTAAGACAGCTGTGGTCATCGCCCATTTTGACGTAGTGGCGGCAGACGAATTCGGTGTTTATGCTCCGTATGCGTTTCAGCCTCAAGTCTGGACTGAGATGATATATAAAGAAGAAGTACCGCTTCCGGATTACGTTCGCGAGGACATCTCCAGCGGAGACTGGGTCTTTGGCAGAGGCGTCATGGATATGAAATGCGGCATTGTTCTTAACCTTTCGCTGTTGGAGCAGGCTTGCAATGGAGACTTTGACGGGAACGTATTGTTTCTTGGTGTTCCGGACGAAGAACGCCATTCTGACGGTATGATTGGTGCCGGACCCTTGCTGCTGGAGTGGAAGGAAAAGTTCAATTTGGATTACAGCATTTGCATTGATACGGAGCCTGCCTTTGCGGAACACGAAGAGGACGGAGCCTTAATTTATTCAGGTACCATCGGTAAACTGTTGGTCGGTTCTTACGCCATTGGCCGCGAGACCCACGTGGGGTCGCCGTTTGAGGGGCTGAGCGGTGTTCGTATGATTGCAGAATTAACCCGGACGCTGGAACTGAATCCCGATTTAGTTGAGTGGGTGGGACCAGATCATACGCCGCCAATCGCCTGTCTGCAAAACCGCGATTTGAAAATGCACTATTCCGTGCAGACCCCCTATAAGGCGGGGGCGTATTATAACCTGTTCTTTCTGCAGAGGTCGCCGGCAGAAGTATTGACGCAAGTCAAAGCGCAGGCTGAGAACTCCATGTTTGAGCTGTCCTCATGGTACCAAGGACGAATAGAATCTGCAGGTTTGGCCTTGACCAATTGGGCCGACGAAACCCGTGTCATGACCCTTGCGGAGCTGGAGGATTATGTCCGTGAGGCGGCCCCGGAACTGATTGACCGAGGACTCGAGATGATATCCATATCCCACGGCACGGATCTACGTGAGACCACCATGTCTTTTGTCGATCACCTTGCCTCAGCGGTCCCTGAGCTCCACCCGCTGGTGGTGCTTTTCTTTGCTCCGCCTTTCTATCCTGCCATCAGTTCTGCAGAGGATGTGCTGGTACAGCGCGTCATGGACAGGGTGACGAAGCAAGCAAGGGACAGCCACGATGTCCATCTGCTCCGCCGAAACTACTTTCCCGGACTTTGTGACTTGAGCTATGTCGGACTGGGGAGCGCAGCCAAGGATGCCAAAGACCTGGAGGCAAACATGCCGCTCCTTGGCAGCGGCTATGACTTACCTTTAGATGTGTTACGGCAATTGGAGATTCCTGTGTTGAATATCGGACCGTACGGGCGTGATCCGCATAAATGGACGGAACGGTTGGAATTAAATTACTCGTTTGGCGTTACGCCAAATCTTTTGACCTCCGCTTTGCATGAGGTGTTTGAACAGGGAAGGGAGTAA
- a CDS encoding cytochrome c oxidase assembly protein: MIWALSHANPRDLWQPSVLAVAVAIQLIYLILVHGPAAYRLFRVRHVTTAKQTISFLIGCWLMYFSFGGPLDYLSDNFLFSAHMVQHMIEIIVMTPLVLKGLPLRAYHFLWNSKATRRLIRTWAHPLVAGAVFNIVLSMFHTPPLYNLTLINDPFHFFEHSVFFVIASFMWAPLLIESPELPRLSSGQRLLYLLYNYNLMMPIVVLLFFAKHPWYPFYVHAPRIVSWLTPMGDMQLGAVIMMVFMAGAYGTFALKEYFAQDELVWYA; encoded by the coding sequence ATGATATGGGCTCTGAGCCACGCAAACCCGAGAGACTTGTGGCAGCCCTCGGTTCTAGCGGTTGCGGTTGCAATCCAGTTGATATATCTCATCCTGGTACACGGTCCGGCAGCCTATCGGCTGTTTCGAGTGCGGCACGTGACAACAGCAAAGCAAACCATATCCTTTTTAATTGGGTGTTGGTTAATGTACTTTTCCTTCGGAGGTCCTTTAGACTATCTCTCAGACAACTTTTTATTCAGTGCACACATGGTACAGCATATGATAGAAATCATCGTCATGACTCCTTTAGTTCTTAAAGGATTACCTTTACGCGCCTATCACTTTTTGTGGAACTCCAAGGCCACTCGCAGGCTCATCCGGACTTGGGCTCATCCTCTCGTGGCCGGTGCCGTCTTCAATATTGTCTTATCAATGTTTCATACCCCGCCTCTATACAACCTAACATTAATTAACGACCCATTTCACTTCTTCGAGCACAGTGTCTTCTTTGTGATTGCTTCCTTCATGTGGGCTCCGCTCCTGATTGAAAGCCCCGAATTACCGCGACTGAGTTCTGGTCAGCGACTGCTTTACCTTCTCTATAACTACAATCTCATGATGCCAATCGTTGTACTCCTATTCTTTGCAAAGCATCCATGGTACCCATTTTACGTTCACGCTCCGAGAATTGTTTCTTGGCTGACACCAATGGGAGATATGCAGCTTGGCGCAGTTATTATGATGGTGTTTATGGCGGGGGCTTACGGAACGTTTGCATTGAAAGAGTACTTCGCTCAGGACGAACTCGTGTGGTATGCGTAG